One part of the Tunicatimonas pelagia genome encodes these proteins:
- a CDS encoding ATP-binding cassette domain-containing protein has protein sequence MPKPLIKATQIEVKIRSKVVLRNVSFTISEGEAWAVTGPSGSGKTTLANVIRQRQPLSSGKLTSHLSPTERVVMVEQQHTYRNQTDNSSTYYQARFDSMDSVDFPSVEEELWISVTMPKNEEIDRVLQLLQISHLRYSRLIQLSNGENKRFQLAKALLQQPKVLILDSPFIGLDQQARKVLHRIINQLISEQITIVLITTPSEIPNRIMYVLELQENHSAQTYSRASFLAQQPKQITSVATETGIHRQLLARLSTEADTSFEVAIRMHNVSIRYGGKTILDGVNWQVNRGDKWALSGPNGAGKSTLLSLINGDNPQAYANQIYLFDRKKGSGESIWDIKRRIGYVSPELHLYFNRRLSCFEAVASGLTDTLISDKNISTEQKATVAQWLNVFGLPSQQDNPLMALPLSEQRLVLLARALVKNPPVLLLDEPCQGLDTQQTQKFNAIVDTICQHFDKTLIYVSHYEQDIPTCVNQRLFLEKGKASVILD, from the coding sequence ATGCCAAAACCACTAATAAAAGCCACTCAAATAGAAGTTAAGATTAGATCAAAGGTTGTACTTCGAAATGTAAGCTTTACAATCAGTGAAGGGGAAGCCTGGGCAGTTACTGGCCCATCCGGTAGCGGTAAAACTACCTTAGCGAACGTGATTCGGCAGCGCCAACCACTTTCTTCTGGAAAGCTAACTAGTCATTTATCGCCAACGGAACGAGTAGTGATGGTAGAACAGCAACATACGTATCGAAACCAAACAGATAATTCCTCTACCTACTACCAAGCGCGGTTTGATAGCATGGACTCGGTAGACTTTCCTTCGGTGGAAGAGGAATTGTGGATAAGTGTTACTATGCCTAAGAATGAAGAGATTGATAGAGTACTGCAACTGTTGCAGATCAGTCATTTACGGTACTCCCGCCTGATTCAACTTTCTAACGGAGAAAATAAGCGGTTTCAGTTGGCAAAAGCTTTGCTGCAACAACCTAAGGTGCTGATTCTGGACAGTCCCTTCATTGGTTTAGATCAGCAAGCTCGGAAGGTTCTGCACAGAATTATCAACCAGCTAATATCAGAACAAATCACCATTGTGCTGATTACCACTCCCAGCGAAATTCCCAACCGTATCATGTATGTGCTGGAACTACAAGAAAATCATTCCGCCCAAACGTATTCCCGCGCTTCATTTTTAGCCCAGCAACCTAAGCAGATAACTTCAGTAGCGACTGAAACGGGAATTCATCGGCAGTTACTAGCAAGGCTATCAACCGAAGCGGATACGTCTTTTGAGGTAGCAATCCGAATGCACAATGTGAGCATACGCTACGGGGGCAAAACCATACTGGACGGGGTGAACTGGCAGGTAAATCGGGGCGATAAGTGGGCGCTTTCCGGCCCGAATGGAGCTGGGAAATCCACGCTGTTGAGCTTAATCAACGGAGACAATCCTCAGGCCTACGCCAACCAGATTTATCTCTTCGACCGAAAGAAGGGTTCTGGTGAAAGCATCTGGGATATCAAACGGCGAATTGGCTATGTCTCGCCCGAGCTTCATCTCTACTTCAATCGTCGCCTTTCCTGTTTTGAAGCCGTAGCCTCGGGGCTTACCGATACGCTGATTAGCGATAAGAATATTTCTACCGAACAAAAGGCGACGGTAGCGCAGTGGCTGAATGTATTTGGCTTGCCTTCTCAGCAAGATAATCCGCTGATGGCGTTGCCACTCAGTGAGCAGCGACTGGTACTATTGGCGCGGGCATTGGTTAAAAACCCTCCGGTGCTGCTGCTCGACGAACCTTGTCAAGGATTGGATACTCAACAAACGCAAAAATTCAACGCAATAGTAGACACTATCTGCCAGCACTTTGATAAAACGCTGATCTACGTTTCTCACTACGAACAAGACATTCCCACCTGCGTGAACCAGCGATTGTTTTTAGAAAAAGGAAAGGCTAGCGTGATTTTGGATTAG
- a CDS encoding S9 family peptidase, with translation MTYSVSRLIFLITWLSSTVVFAQKDLAYQTPPSAIANLANAPLTPAVSVNNSHEWMVLLERPGYPSIEELAQPELRLAGLRINPRTNGSSRGGYYVGMSVKPLDGSEPISINGLPESPKIENVSWSPDGQKIAFTVTQESGIALWIADAASQQAKALTEPVINDAMRGLPYAWLSDSKTLIYKAVATNRGEAPQAASAPAGPVIQETSGEKAPARTYQDLLQDPQDEASFAYYTTAQLHSLNIETEESSAIGEAAIFSEVSPSPDGNYVLVTKVQEPFSYLVPYYRFPIAVEAWSPSGEVVQTIAEIPLAESIPKGFGAVREGPRSFTWRNDQPATLYWVEAQDGGDPSQEAEVRDQLFFLEAPFDGEKQTSIPMKLRYGGVTWGNDDLAIASEWWWSNRQQITSSFNPTGGEDSKTVLFDYSFEDRYNNPGNFETEANQYGRSVLLTDKKGKTLYLRGQGASDEGNRPFVDAFNLSSQETERLWQSEAPYYEYPVQILDAKENTVLTRRESREEPPNYFVRDWKSDQLTALTEFSHPYPELKNIEKQVVKYEREDGVALQGDLYLPEGYEPGDEKLPVLMWAYPNEFKSADAASQVQGSPYEFIRIGWYSPLFWVTQGYAILDDPSMPVVGEGDEEPNDTFRKQLVGNAKAAIDKLVDMGIADSSRVAIGGHSYGAFMTANLLAHSDLFAAGIARSGAYNRTLTPFGFQREERTYWEAPEIYYQMSPFMHAEKINEPILLIHGEADNNSGTFPLQSKRYFNALKGLGATARLVMLPHESHGYRAQESVLHMLWEMDQWLDKYVKNKDMVETARQGEEE, from the coding sequence ATGACCTATTCTGTTTCACGCCTTATTTTCTTGATTACTTGGCTGAGTAGCACCGTAGTTTTTGCTCAGAAGGATCTTGCTTACCAAACGCCACCTTCGGCTATTGCTAATTTGGCCAATGCGCCCCTTACCCCCGCGGTAAGTGTCAATAATTCGCACGAATGGATGGTGCTACTAGAACGTCCCGGTTACCCATCTATCGAAGAGCTAGCCCAACCCGAGTTGCGTTTGGCTGGCCTTCGGATTAATCCCCGTACCAACGGGTCTAGTCGCGGTGGCTACTACGTGGGCATGTCGGTAAAACCCCTCGATGGCAGTGAACCCATCTCGATCAATGGCTTACCGGAGAGTCCAAAAATTGAGAACGTAAGCTGGTCGCCCGATGGACAGAAGATTGCGTTTACGGTTACGCAAGAGAGTGGGATCGCTCTCTGGATAGCAGATGCAGCCAGTCAGCAAGCAAAGGCACTAACCGAGCCGGTAATTAACGATGCTATGCGAGGACTACCCTACGCTTGGCTATCCGATAGCAAAACCTTGATTTATAAAGCCGTAGCAACCAACCGGGGCGAGGCTCCCCAAGCTGCTTCAGCCCCTGCTGGGCCGGTAATACAAGAAACTTCCGGCGAAAAAGCCCCCGCTCGTACTTACCAGGATTTACTGCAAGATCCGCAGGATGAAGCGTCGTTCGCTTACTACACTACGGCTCAACTTCATTCGCTGAATATTGAAACTGAGGAAAGTTCAGCTATCGGAGAAGCGGCCATCTTCTCTGAGGTATCTCCCTCACCTGACGGAAACTATGTTCTGGTGACCAAAGTACAGGAACCCTTTTCTTATTTAGTGCCATACTATCGTTTCCCAATCGCAGTAGAGGCTTGGAGTCCTTCGGGTGAAGTAGTTCAGACCATTGCCGAAATTCCTCTGGCTGAAAGTATTCCTAAAGGGTTTGGTGCCGTTCGGGAAGGCCCACGGAGCTTTACTTGGCGAAACGATCAGCCCGCTACACTGTACTGGGTAGAAGCGCAAGATGGTGGCGACCCTAGTCAGGAAGCTGAAGTACGGGATCAGCTATTCTTCCTGGAAGCTCCGTTCGACGGTGAAAAGCAAACGAGCATTCCAATGAAGTTGCGGTACGGAGGGGTTACCTGGGGAAATGACGACTTAGCGATTGCCTCCGAGTGGTGGTGGAGCAACCGTCAGCAAATTACTTCGTCCTTTAATCCTACCGGAGGGGAAGATTCCAAAACGGTTCTGTTCGACTACTCTTTTGAAGATCGCTATAACAATCCGGGTAATTTTGAAACGGAAGCAAACCAGTACGGACGCTCAGTACTACTGACCGATAAGAAAGGGAAGACGCTGTACCTGAGAGGGCAAGGCGCCTCCGACGAGGGTAATCGCCCGTTTGTAGATGCTTTCAACTTATCGAGTCAGGAAACGGAACGCTTGTGGCAGTCCGAAGCTCCGTACTACGAATATCCGGTGCAAATCCTGGATGCGAAAGAAAATACGGTGCTCACCCGTCGCGAGTCGCGAGAAGAACCACCCAACTACTTTGTCCGGGACTGGAAATCAGATCAGCTAACCGCGCTTACTGAGTTTTCGCATCCGTATCCCGAGCTTAAAAATATTGAAAAGCAGGTAGTGAAATACGAGCGCGAGGATGGAGTTGCTCTGCAAGGTGATTTGTACCTGCCGGAAGGCTATGAGCCTGGTGATGAAAAACTTCCCGTGCTGATGTGGGCGTATCCTAATGAATTTAAGAGTGCCGATGCAGCCAGCCAGGTACAAGGCTCTCCTTACGAATTTATCCGTATTGGCTGGTACTCGCCCCTGTTCTGGGTAACCCAAGGTTACGCCATTCTGGATGACCCGAGTATGCCGGTAGTGGGCGAAGGCGATGAGGAGCCGAACGACACTTTCCGTAAGCAACTGGTAGGCAATGCGAAGGCGGCTATTGATAAATTGGTAGATATGGGCATTGCCGATAGCAGTCGAGTAGCCATTGGCGGTCACTCCTACGGAGCCTTTATGACGGCTAATCTACTGGCGCATTCGGATCTGTTCGCCGCCGGAATTGCCCGAAGCGGTGCCTATAACCGCACTTTAACCCCCTTTGGTTTCCAGCGGGAGGAACGAACCTACTGGGAAGCCCCGGAAATTTATTATCAGATGTCGCCCTTTATGCACGCTGAAAAAATCAACGAACCCATTTTGCTAATTCACGGTGAGGCTGATAACAATTCCGGTACATTTCCATTACAAAGTAAACGCTACTTTAATGCGCTCAAGGGGTTAGGAGCTACCGCTCGTTTGGTGATGTTACCTCACGAGAGCCACGGTTACCGAGCGCAAGAATCGGTTTTGCACATGCTGTGGGAAATGGATCAGTGGCTGGATAAATACGTGAAAAACAAAGATATGGTCGAGACCGCTCGACAAGGAGAAGAAGAATAA
- the amaB gene encoding L-piperidine-6-carboxylate dehydrogenase has translation METMTLTQDMQEVLNTLGIQSVNPAYSTGQKSGSTDGERTTRDIHSPVDGSLIATVQMASVADYDQVIEQAQKAFKTWRMMPAPQRGEIVRQIGNRLRQYKEPLGKLVTYEMGKIYQEGLGEVQEMIDICDFAVGQSRQLYGFTMHSERPQHRMYDQYHPLGIIGIISAFNFPVAVWAWNAMLAAVCGNVCIWKPSEKTPLTALACQKIVAEVLKENDLPEGIFNLIIGDAEIGSKMAHDRRVPLVSATGSTRMGKKVGEAVGARLGRSLLELGGNNAIIITEHADPEMAIRATVFGAVGTCGQRCTSTRRLLIHESRYDEIKERLLKIYPTLSIGNPLDEKNLVGPLIDQDAVNSFKNALQKAQEEGGKLLVGGEVLSGEGYEGGNYVTPALVEAENYYEIVQEETFAPILYLIKYQGDVHDAVATHNAVSQGLSSAIFTTNILEAEAFLSQRGSDCGIANVNIGTSGAEIGGAFGGEKDTGGGRESGSDAWKVYMRRQTNTINYSTELPLAQGIKFDI, from the coding sequence ATGGAAACAATGACATTAACCCAGGATATGCAAGAGGTACTAAATACTTTGGGCATACAATCTGTAAACCCAGCCTACAGCACAGGGCAAAAATCAGGAAGTACTGATGGAGAAAGAACAACCCGTGATATTCACTCCCCAGTGGATGGCTCGCTGATTGCTACGGTGCAAATGGCAAGTGTAGCCGACTACGATCAGGTAATTGAGCAAGCTCAGAAGGCTTTCAAAACCTGGCGAATGATGCCCGCCCCTCAGCGGGGTGAGATTGTCCGGCAAATTGGTAACCGACTGCGGCAATATAAGGAGCCGCTTGGTAAGCTGGTAACCTACGAGATGGGCAAAATCTATCAAGAAGGGCTGGGCGAGGTACAGGAAATGATCGATATCTGCGATTTCGCGGTGGGTCAATCGCGGCAGTTGTACGGTTTTACCATGCACTCGGAACGTCCGCAACACCGTATGTACGATCAGTACCACCCGCTGGGAATTATTGGGATTATTTCGGCCTTTAATTTTCCGGTGGCTGTCTGGGCCTGGAATGCTATGTTGGCTGCCGTCTGCGGTAATGTCTGTATCTGGAAACCTTCCGAAAAAACTCCGCTTACGGCTTTGGCTTGTCAGAAAATCGTGGCGGAAGTGCTAAAAGAAAACGATCTACCCGAAGGTATCTTCAACCTAATTATCGGCGATGCCGAGATTGGTTCTAAAATGGCTCACGACCGCCGGGTTCCTTTAGTTTCGGCCACCGGTTCTACCCGCATGGGCAAAAAAGTAGGGGAAGCCGTGGGGGCTCGTTTGGGTCGCTCACTGCTAGAGTTAGGTGGTAACAATGCTATTATCATCACCGAACACGCTGACCCGGAAATGGCTATCCGAGCCACGGTATTCGGCGCAGTAGGAACCTGCGGACAGCGTTGCACGTCCACCCGTCGGTTGCTCATCCACGAGAGCCGTTACGATGAGATAAAAGAGCGATTGCTCAAAATCTACCCTACGCTTTCTATCGGTAATCCGCTCGATGAAAAGAATCTAGTGGGTCCACTCATCGATCAAGATGCCGTAAATAGCTTCAAGAACGCTTTGCAAAAAGCGCAGGAAGAAGGTGGAAAGCTACTGGTTGGCGGAGAGGTACTGAGTGGGGAAGGCTACGAAGGTGGTAATTACGTAACCCCCGCTCTGGTAGAAGCTGAGAACTACTACGAAATTGTGCAAGAAGAAACCTTTGCTCCTATTCTGTATCTAATTAAGTACCAAGGCGACGTACACGATGCGGTAGCTACCCATAACGCTGTGAGCCAGGGGTTATCATCGGCAATATTTACAACTAACATACTGGAAGCCGAAGCTTTCCTTTCGCAGCGAGGTTCCGATTGCGGTATTGCTAACGTGAATATTGGTACTTCGGGAGCGGAGATTGGTGGAGCTTTTGGTGGCGAAAAAGATACGGGCGGAGGGCGCGAGTCCGGTTCCGATGCATGGAAAGTGTATATGCGCCGTCAGACCAATACCATTAACTACAGTACCGAGCTACCGCTGGCGCAGGGAATTAAGTTTGATATTTAA
- a CDS encoding Crp/Fnr family transcriptional regulator has translation MNDLIRNVQQFEQFSSEELAAFSAIARSRQLAKGDFLLKEGQVSQEIAYVSRGLLMHYANNDGEPAPCDFAKEGEWVAHLKSFSSRQPSEMNIIALEDSLIYVFDRDGLQSLFRAHPRFMALQNYQVEQAFINTSQHANNLATLTAEQRYSQLIEQKPELVQRIPQYYLAAYLGIKPQSLSRIRKKSSLNRS, from the coding sequence ATGAACGATCTTATCAGGAATGTTCAGCAGTTTGAGCAGTTCAGCAGTGAGGAGTTGGCTGCATTTTCGGCAATCGCTCGTTCCAGACAGCTTGCTAAAGGCGACTTTCTTCTGAAGGAAGGACAAGTAAGCCAGGAAATCGCTTATGTGAGTCGGGGGTTGCTCATGCACTACGCCAACAACGATGGCGAACCAGCTCCCTGTGATTTTGCCAAGGAAGGTGAGTGGGTCGCCCACTTAAAAAGTTTCTCTAGCCGTCAGCCCTCAGAGATGAACATCATTGCCCTGGAAGATTCTCTCATTTATGTATTTGATCGCGATGGTTTACAATCCCTATTTCGAGCGCATCCCCGCTTTATGGCTCTACAAAACTACCAAGTAGAGCAGGCATTTATTAATACTTCTCAGCACGCCAACAACCTCGCTACGCTGACGGCCGAGCAACGCTACAGCCAACTCATTGAGCAAAAGCCAGAGTTGGTTCAACGCATTCCGCAGTATTATTTAGCTGCCTATTTGGGTATTAAACCGCAATCGCTCAGTAGAATTAGAAAAAAAAGTAGCTTAAACCGAAGTTAA
- a CDS encoding DUF1338 domain-containing protein — protein MATTTLPDLLEKMWKDYTTMNPQALKIYNLFLERGDQVQNDHIALRTFNHPKVTIDVLAIPFLESGYEYRQDYHFTAKKLYAKHYEHPDGQMPKIFISELKLEEFDNELQDIVNQLIDQVPDYLTQQFEFCSNGRPWEVSNETYEQLRTKSEYAAWMAAHGYRPNHFTVFVNALNSFSDIREVNEFIKQNGFKMNDSGGEVKGSKDVYLEQSSTLADTVEVNFSDGTFAVPACYYEFAQRYPQSSGELYQGFVANSADKIFESTNKSQ, from the coding sequence ATGGCTACGACAACATTACCCGACTTGCTGGAAAAAATGTGGAAGGATTATACCACCATGAACCCACAAGCTTTGAAAATTTACAACTTGTTCCTGGAACGAGGCGATCAGGTGCAAAACGACCATATCGCCCTCCGTACCTTTAATCACCCCAAAGTAACAATTGATGTGTTGGCTATACCTTTTTTAGAAAGTGGTTACGAATACCGCCAAGACTATCATTTTACGGCTAAGAAGCTTTACGCCAAACACTACGAGCACCCTGATGGGCAAATGCCCAAAATCTTCATCAGCGAGCTAAAGCTGGAAGAGTTTGACAACGAGTTGCAAGACATCGTAAACCAGTTAATTGATCAGGTACCTGACTACCTTACCCAGCAATTTGAATTTTGCTCTAACGGCCGCCCTTGGGAGGTGAGTAACGAAACCTACGAGCAACTTCGCACTAAGAGCGAATACGCTGCTTGGATGGCCGCTCATGGTTATCGGCCCAACCACTTTACGGTATTTGTTAACGCACTTAATAGTTTCAGCGATATTCGAGAAGTAAATGAGTTCATTAAGCAGAATGGCTTTAAGATGAACGACAGTGGCGGTGAGGTGAAAGGATCAAAAGATGTGTACTTAGAACAATCCTCTACGCTGGCCGATACGGTAGAAGTGAATTTTAGCGATGGCACTTTCGCGGTACCCGCTTGCTACTATGAATTTGCCCAGCGTTATCCGCAATCTAGTGGGGAATTATACCAAGGCTTTGTCGCCAACTCAGCCGATAAGATTTTCGAGAGCACTAACAAAAGCCAATAA
- a CDS encoding sensor histidine kinase, with protein sequence MTIRKHILSSLLFVFLLTFISLGTSLYYLNRLGTTSTEMLQEDYQLVKVSEELMVSLVKLDRALVMLCIDSTSTQEEEALLKIVASEEGVIKNYISTIEANQLEGKRSEASVELKNNYARYQKNLNKVGSVPDPDELYLSLLRWQNEVVRANCSDIIEASHMALKNKNEELQTLYLKAKINTFLVCIMVLISVAVVMDKVPSWIMQPISDLTGRVKRLMQQEGEFEEALTSDRDLEDLAKSINLAGERLKASEEKFWLITQNLYDIIFFCTPNTKIFYTTPSIQQVLGYTPEELIGRSTPDLLHPEDISRIKPEMTQKRSVEVRLKNKQGDYLWLETTLTIHQNEQGEKLYIQYTARDISERKKAEAKINSALLNEKALNEKLTQANQELDKLVYSASHNLRSPLTSILGLTSLLKAATRKKERLEITEGIEESIHKLDETVRDIIEYSRNGRTEVEIEQIDVEQVIVDAIRDLQYLQPTDQPVDINQYTDPKLQCYSDRRRVRVVLTNLISNAIKYADTEKKQSTLRINATRQGGNLVLTLVDNGIGIEKEVQSQVFDMFYRASEQASGAGLGLYITKEIVEKLGGAIVLTSTQGKGTSVEITIPDMKPANLAQFSANRQIPKNA encoded by the coding sequence ATGACCATTAGAAAACATATTCTTTCGTCTTTACTTTTCGTATTCCTACTTACCTTTATTTCGCTAGGAACGTCCTTATATTACCTAAATCGACTAGGTACTACTTCCACAGAAATGCTTCAGGAAGATTATCAACTGGTAAAAGTATCCGAAGAGCTTATGGTTTCTTTGGTAAAGCTAGACCGAGCCTTGGTGATGCTCTGTATAGATAGCACTTCTACTCAAGAAGAAGAAGCTCTTTTAAAAATTGTTGCCAGTGAAGAGGGCGTCATCAAAAATTATATATCAACCATTGAGGCAAATCAGTTGGAAGGAAAACGCTCAGAAGCTTCTGTTGAGCTAAAGAATAACTACGCCCGCTACCAAAAAAACCTGAACAAAGTAGGTAGCGTACCTGATCCAGATGAATTATATCTCAGTTTGCTACGCTGGCAAAATGAGGTGGTTCGGGCCAATTGCTCGGATATTATAGAGGCAAGCCATATGGCACTGAAGAACAAAAATGAAGAGTTGCAAACCCTATACTTGAAAGCAAAAATTAACACATTTTTAGTCTGTATTATGGTGCTGATAAGCGTTGCTGTGGTAATGGATAAGGTGCCAAGCTGGATTATGCAGCCAATCAGTGATTTAACCGGCCGGGTAAAAAGGCTGATGCAACAGGAAGGAGAGTTTGAAGAAGCATTAACCTCTGACCGAGACCTTGAAGACTTAGCAAAGTCTATTAATTTGGCGGGAGAGCGTTTGAAAGCTTCGGAGGAGAAGTTCTGGCTTATTACGCAAAACTTATACGACATTATTTTCTTTTGCACTCCTAACACTAAAATTTTCTATACCACCCCTTCCATTCAGCAAGTGCTTGGCTACACACCCGAAGAATTAATTGGCCGATCTACCCCCGACTTACTACATCCCGAAGATATATCGCGCATAAAACCAGAAATGACTCAGAAAAGAAGTGTAGAAGTCCGGCTGAAAAATAAGCAAGGTGATTATTTATGGCTAGAAACAACCTTAACCATTCACCAGAACGAGCAGGGTGAAAAGTTATATATTCAGTACACAGCTCGGGATATTAGCGAACGAAAGAAAGCTGAAGCCAAGATAAATAGTGCATTGCTTAACGAGAAGGCACTCAACGAAAAATTAACTCAAGCTAATCAAGAATTGGATAAACTGGTGTACAGTGCATCGCATAACCTCCGGTCGCCGCTTACCTCAATTCTGGGGCTAACCTCACTGCTAAAAGCAGCTACTCGAAAGAAAGAGCGACTAGAAATTACTGAGGGGATAGAAGAAAGTATTCATAAGCTGGATGAAACTGTCAGGGATATTATTGAGTACTCCCGTAATGGGCGTACTGAGGTAGAGATAGAGCAAATAGATGTTGAGCAAGTAATAGTTGATGCAATTCGAGATTTACAGTACTTGCAACCCACCGACCAACCTGTTGATATTAACCAGTACACTGACCCTAAGTTACAATGCTACTCTGATCGCAGACGGGTTAGGGTTGTTCTTACCAATCTTATTTCAAACGCAATTAAGTACGCAGATACTGAGAAAAAGCAATCTACCCTTCGGATAAACGCAACCAGACAAGGAGGTAACCTAGTGCTTACCCTGGTAGACAATGGTATTGGTATTGAAAAAGAAGTGCAAAGCCAGGTATTTGATATGTTTTACCGGGCAAGCGAGCAAGCATCGGGGGCTGGGCTGGGATTGTATATTACAAAAGAGATCGTAGAGAAGCTAGGAGGCGCTATTGTACTTACCTCTACCCAGGGTAAAGGTACCTCGGTAGAAATAACCATTCCGGATATGAAGCCAGCCAATTTGGCACAATTCAGTGCGAATAGGCAGATACCAAAGAACGCGTAG
- a CDS encoding saccharopine dehydrogenase C-terminal domain-containing protein: MKQLLILGAGRSSTALIQYLCEQRQQYHWQIVVADASEQTVAVLKQQYPTIETQQIDVLNEEARNRIVKQADLVISMLPARFHIHVVHSCLALQKNLITASYVSDDVKKLRTDIENKGLTFLYECGLDPGLDHMSAMKLIDEVKAQGGTITSFQSSCGGLMAPGSDDNPWRYKFTWNPRNVVLAGKFGTAQYLFRGRYKNIPHHHVFKRLSAVEVPDYGRFESYPNRDSLKYRDLYGIHQAETILRGTLRRPGFCAAWNAFVQLGLTDDSYEVRNLENMTYADFVRAYLPYSEDSLVTNFSRYIGTDVTSELMDRITWLGLLEEKPIGLTKASPADVLQKLLEEKWQTEPQNEDMIVMQHLVGYQLNGEDLLTTSSLAVTGRLNHLSGMAKTVGYPLGIAAKLILNNQVSQAGLAIPVHKEIYQPILQELEGLGIVFQNATRSLVSAYSH; the protein is encoded by the coding sequence ATGAAACAACTGCTTATTTTGGGAGCGGGACGCTCCTCCACCGCCCTTATTCAGTATTTATGTGAGCAACGTCAACAGTACCACTGGCAGATCGTTGTGGCCGATGCTTCGGAGCAAACGGTTGCCGTTCTTAAGCAGCAATATCCTACTATAGAAACTCAGCAAATTGATGTGCTTAATGAAGAGGCGCGCAACCGTATTGTTAAACAGGCTGACCTAGTTATATCGATGCTACCGGCGCGGTTTCATATTCATGTGGTGCATTCCTGCTTGGCCTTACAGAAAAATCTGATTACGGCTTCTTACGTGAGCGACGATGTAAAAAAGCTGCGAACCGATATTGAAAATAAGGGCCTAACTTTTTTGTACGAGTGTGGCCTCGACCCGGGTTTAGACCATATGTCAGCCATGAAACTTATTGATGAAGTGAAGGCACAGGGTGGTACCATAACCTCTTTTCAATCTTCCTGCGGAGGGCTAATGGCTCCCGGTTCAGATGATAACCCCTGGCGGTACAAATTTACCTGGAACCCTCGTAATGTAGTGCTAGCCGGAAAGTTTGGTACGGCGCAATATCTATTTAGAGGTCGCTATAAAAATATTCCGCACCACCATGTATTCAAACGCTTGAGTGCGGTGGAGGTACCGGATTACGGACGCTTTGAGTCGTACCCCAACCGTGACTCACTAAAGTACCGTGATTTGTACGGCATTCACCAGGCTGAAACTATTCTGCGGGGCACTTTGCGCCGACCTGGCTTCTGCGCGGCTTGGAACGCTTTTGTTCAGCTAGGGTTGACCGACGATAGTTACGAAGTTCGTAATCTGGAGAATATGACTTACGCCGATTTTGTACGAGCCTACTTACCCTACAGCGAAGATAGCTTAGTCACTAATTTTAGTCGATACATTGGAACGGACGTTACCTCCGAGCTGATGGATCGGATTACCTGGCTGGGCTTGCTTGAAGAAAAACCTATTGGCCTGACCAAAGCATCGCCCGCTGATGTATTGCAAAAACTGCTGGAAGAAAAGTGGCAGACCGAACCACAAAATGAAGATATGATTGTGATGCAGCACTTGGTGGGGTATCAGCTCAACGGGGAAGATTTGCTCACTACTTCATCACTGGCAGTAACCGGACGGTTGAACCATCTCTCAGGAATGGCTAAAACTGTAGGTTATCCGCTAGGAATCGCAGCAAAACTTATTCTGAATAATCAGGTATCACAGGCAGGGTTGGCTATTCCGGTGCATAAGGAGATTTATCAGCCTATTTTGCAGGAATTAGAAGGCTTAGGTATTGTGTTTCAGAATGCTACGCGTTCTTTGGTATCTGCCTATTCGCACTGA